In Mesoplasma florum L1, the DNA window TTTTCTTAAGTAAGGACACAATTTGAAATAATATTACATTGGCAAATCCTGAAATTAGTAAAGAAGAAGTAGATTTTTATTTAAAATTTTTACAATTAGATCATTTAATTGATAGATTAGAATTTGGCCTTGAAACAATTATTCTAGATAATATGCAAAATTTGAGTGGTGGAGAAAGACAACGTTTTGCAATTTTGAGAGGTTTAGTTGCAAAAAAACCTTGAATGTTTTTGGATGAAGTGAACTCTGCGTTAGATAAAAAAACATCAAACTTAATAATGAATTATTTATTAAATAAAAAAAATTTAACTATTATTATGGTTGCTCATCATATTGATAAAGAAGAGTTAAATAAGTTCAATAAAATTATCAAATTATAATTAAGTTATTAAAAATGAGTTTTTTCATAGGTTTGCGCCTATTGAAAGAACTCATTTTTTTTATCTAATAATCTTTATAATATTTTGTTGTTTTTCATTTTCAGTTGAAATAATAAAACTTTTTTTAGCTCTCTCTATTCAATCATTGTTAATATCAAAGTTTGTGTAGAAAGTTAAAACAACATCACCAGTTTTTACAACATCACCAGTTTTTTTATTTAAATATATTCCAGCAGAGAAATCTATTAAATCCTCTTTTGTTTTTCTACCGGCTCCAAGATCCATTGAAAGTAAACCTATAGTTTCAGCGTCTTGTGAAATGATGTAACCATCTTTTTCAGCGAATACTTCAATTTTATTCTTAGTTGTAAAATTTTGATCATAGTTTTTGATTAACTCAAAATTTCCGCCCTGAGCTTCAACGAATTCTTCCAAGTAATGTGCACATTCACCAGTTTCTAGTTTTTTATAACAATCAGTTATAGCATCTTCTAATTTATCAAAAATACCTAAGTCAGTTAAAGTTAATCCAGCAGCTGTACAAACAACTTCTTTTAAATCTTCTGGACCATTGTTATTTAAAGTATCTCAAGCTTCCTTAACTTCAATTGCATTTCCTATAGCTTTTCCTAAAGGTTTTTGCATGTCAGTAAGAAGAATTGAAACTTTTCTATTATACCCGTGCCCAATAGTAATCATTTCGTTTGCTAGTTTTTCAGCAATGTCTACATTTTTCATAAATGCACCAGCTCCAACTTTAACATCTAGAATTAAACTGTCACTATCGATTACTAATTTTTTGCTCATAATAGAAGCAGCGATTAAAGGAATAGAATCAACAGTTCCAGTAACATCTCTTAGTGCATACATTTTTTTATCAGCAGGAACAATATCATCTGACTGACCTGTGATGCTCATTCCAACTTCATTAATTGTTTTAATGAATTTTTCTTTAGATAATTCACTTGTTCAACCTTTACATGACTCTAATTTATCAATAGTACCACCAGTTACTCCAAGTCCTCTACCAGAAAGTTTACAAACCTTTACTCCATAACTTGCAACTAACGGACTATATACTAAACTTGTTTTGTCTCCAACTCCGCCAGTTGAATGCTTATCAGCTTTTAAACCTGTAACCTCACTGACATCATAAACATATCCTGATTCAACATAAGATTGGGTTAATGCTAAAGTTTCTGCTTTGGTCATTCCATTAAAATAAACCGCCATAGCAAAAGCAGCCATTTGATAATCTGTTACATTATTTTTAACGTAACTGTTTATCAATCATTTAATTTCTTCAGCTGATAATTCTATTGAATGTTTCTTTTTTTCTATAATTTCACTAAAACTGTAGTTCATAAGTCTCCTTTTGTAAGAGTGCACAATATTTACACCATTACTCTTTCTACTATATTATAATAGAATAGACATATAAAAAACATAAGGAGTACAAATGGTTTTTGATAAAAATAACAAAGTTTATAGTGAATGAATAAATAGCCAAAAATTGGATGATGAGTTGAAAAGCCTTTTAGTAAATGCTACTGATGATGAATTGCATGCAGCATTTGAAGGAATAGAGTTAGAATTTGGAACAGCAGGTATAAGAGGTATTCTTGGAGCAGGACCTGGAAGATTTAACGTTTACACTGTTAAAAAAGTTACTATTGCATTTGCAGAATTATTAAAACAAAATTACCCAAATAGGTTGAATGATGGAATAGTTGTTGGTCATGATAACCGTCATAATTCTAAACAGTTTGCAAAAGTTGTAGCCGAAGTTTTATCAAGCTTTGGAATTAAAGCATATTTATTTAAAGAAAATGAAATGATGCCTACACCTGTTGTTTCATATGCAACTAAATTTTTAAACTGTATTGGAGGTATTGTAATAACAGCATCACATAATCCTTCAGAATATAACGGTTATAAAATATATGATCCATACGGATGTCAATTGCAAGATGAACAAACAGCAATTATTGCAAAAAGAATGGATGAAATTACAGACATTTTAAATTGAGAATATAAAATAAATGATTCGCTAATAGAAACAGTTAGCGAAAATGTTATTAAAGAATATGTAGATATGATTAAAAATCTTGAATTCTACAAAAAAGAGCAAGAAGCTAAAAAAGATTTAAAAATTATTTTTAGCGCAGTTAATGGAACAGGAACTAAATTTACCCCAAAAATATTACGTGAATCAGGATATAACGTTATTGAGGTTGAAGAGCATGCATTTGAAGATGAAACATTTAAAAATGTTGTAAATCCAAATCCAGAATTTGATCCTGCATGAAAAATACCGCTTGAATATGGTATTAAA includes these proteins:
- a CDS encoding thymidine phosphorylase; this encodes MNYSFSEIIEKKKHSIELSAEEIKWLINSYVKNNVTDYQMAAFAMAVYFNGMTKAETLALTQSYVESGYVYDVSEVTGLKADKHSTGGVGDKTSLVYSPLVASYGVKVCKLSGRGLGVTGGTIDKLESCKGWTSELSKEKFIKTINEVGMSITGQSDDIVPADKKMYALRDVTGTVDSIPLIAASIMSKKLVIDSDSLILDVKVGAGAFMKNVDIAEKLANEMITIGHGYNRKVSILLTDMQKPLGKAIGNAIEVKEAWDTLNNNGPEDLKEVVCTAAGLTLTDLGIFDKLEDAITDCYKKLETGECAHYLEEFVEAQGGNFELIKNYDQNFTTKNKIEVFAEKDGYIISQDAETIGLLSMDLGAGRKTKEDLIDFSAGIYLNKKTGDVVKTGDVVLTFYTNFDINNDWIERAKKSFIISTENEKQQNIIKIIR
- a CDS encoding phospho-sugar mutase; translation: MVFDKNNKVYSEWINSQKLDDELKSLLVNATDDELHAAFEGIELEFGTAGIRGILGAGPGRFNVYTVKKVTIAFAELLKQNYPNRLNDGIVVGHDNRHNSKQFAKVVAEVLSSFGIKAYLFKENEMMPTPVVSYATKFLNCIGGIVITASHNPSEYNGYKIYDPYGCQLQDEQTAIIAKRMDEITDILNWEYKINDSLIETVSENVIKEYVDMIKNLEFYKKEQEAKKDLKIIFSAVNGTGTKFTPKILRESGYNVIEVEEHAFEDETFKNVVNPNPEFDPAWKIPLEYGIKHDADIIIMNDPDADRFGMAIKHDGHFVRLDGNQTGPILIDWKLSNLKRLNSIPKNPALYSSFVTSDLGDRIAHEKYGVNIVKTLTGFKWMGREIAKEEDNGLNFVFAYEESYGYVIDDSARDKDGIQASILIAEAAWFYKKQNKTLVDYLEDLFKEMGAYYTFTLNLNFKPEEKKLKIEPLMKSLRATPLTQIAGLKVVNVEDYIDGMYNMPGQDLLKFYLEDKSWFAVRPSGTEPKLKIYFIGVGESVQNAKVKVDEIIKELKLKMNI